In Candidatus Falkowbacteria bacterium, a genomic segment contains:
- the infC gene encoding translation initiation factor IF-3, whose product MRRTHRRPKTYEPKKKFRFNYGIHAPIVILIDEEGNHHGEVEIAKAIAMAKEAELDLVEVNPTINPPMVKIMDFGQFKYELDKKAQKQKTHHKKVDTKGIRLSIRIGEHDLGVRREQAKKFLAKGNKLRIELPLRGRERQHPELAREVINKFVATLEADPEVSIAVEESLTSQGGKFTMLLTSKKP is encoded by the coding sequence ATGCGTAGAACACACCGTCGGCCAAAAACCTACGAACCAAAAAAGAAATTTCGTTTTAACTATGGGATTCATGCTCCGATTGTTATTTTAATTGATGAAGAAGGTAATCATCACGGTGAAGTTGAAATTGCTAAAGCGATTGCGATGGCCAAAGAGGCAGAGCTTGATTTAGTTGAAGTTAATCCAACCATTAATCCACCAATGGTGAAGATTATGGATTTTGGTCAGTTTAAATATGAGTTAGATAAAAAAGCCCAAAAACAAAAAACACACCATAAAAAAGTTGATACTAAGGGGATTCGACTTTCAATTCGAATTGGTGAGCATGATTTAGGTGTTCGTCGAGAACAAGCCAAAAAATTCTTGGCCAAAGGTAATAAATTACGCATTGAATTGCCATTACGAGGTCGTGAACGACAGCACCCTGAATTAGCACGGGAAGTAATTAATAAATTTGTCGCTACTTTGGAAGCAGATCCAGAAGTATCAATAGCTGTAGAGGAAAGCTTGACAAGCCAAGGGGGAAAGTTTACTATGTTATTGACTAGCAAAAAACCTTAA
- the smpB gene encoding SsrA-binding protein SmpB — protein MTVLALNKRARYDYEVLETFSAGIVLSGAEVKSAKAGQVSLKGSYVVFHSNAHHIEAFVINVHISPYKYAVKKELYLPDAPRKLLLRRREINYLLGKREEKGLTLVPLKLYTERSLVKLEFAVARGKKRFDKRETEKRRDIKRRLKGIRQSGIL, from the coding sequence ATGACCGTCCTTGCGCTAAACAAACGGGCCCGGTATGACTATGAGGTGCTCGAAACATTTAGCGCTGGTATTGTGTTAAGCGGAGCAGAAGTAAAATCAGCTAAGGCGGGCCAAGTTAGCCTTAAAGGTAGTTATGTAGTTTTCCATTCTAATGCTCATCATATTGAAGCCTTTGTAATCAACGTTCATATTTCCCCATATAAGTATGCTGTAAAAAAGGAATTATACCTTCCTGATGCTCCACGAAAACTCCTTCTTCGTAGACGAGAAATCAACTATTTATTAGGAAAAAGAGAGGAAAAAGGCTTGACATTAGTGCCCTTAAAACTATATACTGAGAGAAGTCTTGTAAAGCTAGAATTCGCTGTAGCTCGCGGAAAAAAGCGTTTTGATAAGCGAGAAACAGAGAAGCGCCGAGACATAAAACGTCGCTTAAAAGGTATTCGCCAATCTGGCATATTATAG